Proteins encoded together in one Benincasa hispida cultivar B227 chromosome 1, ASM972705v1, whole genome shotgun sequence window:
- the LOC120073063 gene encoding early nodulin-75-like isoform X1: MGVFRRSRRHCMESMVSQTQKSIFFCFAFLCFLLLLLLLLQFSCSFAGIYDIYIDFPQQKLTIIGWAEPERIMKAIKKTRKIATICSESEQTDPQAAATAQPTDNMMPSGGGGGEPPNLSSGGGPPPSHDMAMGDGPPSQMVVQDGNSAPHSDPTNGHQAPPPGSSDPGQGHVTHHQPSEHGQVVHQYPSEPGQVVQHQGPGPEHGYVISHQPEHSHMVHHQPTEPGHISHHQPSEHVHVVSQPPDHGHIVHSHQPPEYSHTVHHHQLPDHSQTVQYHQPSDHSHTVHHHQPPGYSQSHVVHHQPEHRYSSSHNYHHNIPGVTSTQPVTVIHSYNTYKPSPYVTEYVRPLTYNRPSSYASEYIPQQPTTHYSPRMDLYYEDYYNTGTGSSNGNITSIFSDENPNACNLM, from the coding sequence ATTGTATGGAATCAATGGTGAGCCAAACACAAAAATCCATCTTTTTTTGCTTTGCTTTCCTctgctttcttcttcttcttcttcttcttcttcagttttcttgttcttttgcaGGCATTTATGATATCTACATAGACTTTCCCCAGCAGAAACTCACCATCATTGGATGGGCTGAACCTGAGAGAATCATGAAAGCCATCAAGAAAACCAGGAAGATCGCCACCATTTGTTCCGAGTCTGAACAGACGGATCCTCAAGCTGCTGCTACTGCCCAACCTACTGATAATATGATGCCtagtggtggtggtggtggtgaaCCACCCAATTTGTCATCGGGTGGAGGTCCTCCTCCGTCTCATGACATGGCCATGGGTGATGGCCCACCTAGCCAAATGGTCGTCCAAGATGGTAATTCAGCACCACACTCTGATCCAACCAACGGCCATCAAGCACCACCGCCTGGGTCATCTGATCCTGGACAGGGCCATGTCACCCACCACCAGCCATCCGAGCACGGTCAAGTAGTCCACCAATATCCCTCAGAACCCGGCCAGGTTGTCCAACATCAAGGACCAGGACCAGAACATGGCTATGTCATCTCTCACCAACCTGAGCATAGCCACATGGTCCACCACCAACCAACTGAACCCGGCCACATAAGCCATCATCAACCATCCGAGCATGTCCACGTGGTTAGCCAGCCACCTGATCATGGTCATATCGTTCACTCCCACCAGCCACCTGAATATAGCCACACGGTTCACCACCACCAGCTACCTGATCACAGCCAGACAGTTCAGTACCACCAACCATCTGATCACAGCCATACAGTTCACCACCACCAGCCTCCAGGCTATAGCCAAAGCCACGTAGTCCACCACCAACCCGAACATAGATACAGCTCTAGCCACAACTACCACCACAACATCCCAGGAGTGACATCAACGCAGCCGGTGACCGTGATACACAGCTACAACACATACAAGCCATCGCCATACGTTACCGAGTATGTCCGGCCACTGACATACAACAGGCCCTCATCATATGCCTCTGAATACATACCACAGCAACCAACCACCCATTACAGCCCAAGAATGGACCTTTACTATGAAGACTATTACAACACAGGCACAGGCAGTAGCAATGGGAACATCACATCAATATTCAGCGACGAGAATCCGAACGCTTGTAATCTAATGTAA
- the LOC120073063 gene encoding heavy metal-associated isoprenylated plant protein 36-like isoform X2 has product MIPELEKPRITEIKVRMDCNGCVQKIKKALYGINGIYDIYIDFPQQKLTIIGWAEPERIMKAIKKTRKIATICSESEQTDPQAAATAQPTDNMMPSGGGGGEPPNLSSGGGPPPSHDMAMGDGPPSQMVVQDGNSAPHSDPTNGHQAPPPGSSDPGQGHVTHHQPSEHGQVVHQYPSEPGQVVQHQGPGPEHGYVISHQPEHSHMVHHQPTEPGHISHHQPSEHVHVVSQPPDHGHIVHSHQPPEYSHTVHHHQLPDHSQTVQYHQPSDHSHTVHHHQPPGYSQSHVVHHQPEHRYSSSHNYHHNIPGVTSTQPVTVIHSYNTYKPSPYVTEYVRPLTYNRPSSYASEYIPQQPTTHYSPRMDLYYEDYYNTGTGSSNGNITSIFSDENPNACNLM; this is encoded by the exons ATTGTATGGAATCAATG GCATTTATGATATCTACATAGACTTTCCCCAGCAGAAACTCACCATCATTGGATGGGCTGAACCTGAGAGAATCATGAAAGCCATCAAGAAAACCAGGAAGATCGCCACCATTTGTTCCGAGTCTGAACAGACGGATCCTCAAGCTGCTGCTACTGCCCAACCTACTGATAATATGATGCCtagtggtggtggtggtggtgaaCCACCCAATTTGTCATCGGGTGGAGGTCCTCCTCCGTCTCATGACATGGCCATGGGTGATGGCCCACCTAGCCAAATGGTCGTCCAAGATGGTAATTCAGCACCACACTCTGATCCAACCAACGGCCATCAAGCACCACCGCCTGGGTCATCTGATCCTGGACAGGGCCATGTCACCCACCACCAGCCATCCGAGCACGGTCAAGTAGTCCACCAATATCCCTCAGAACCCGGCCAGGTTGTCCAACATCAAGGACCAGGACCAGAACATGGCTATGTCATCTCTCACCAACCTGAGCATAGCCACATGGTCCACCACCAACCAACTGAACCCGGCCACATAAGCCATCATCAACCATCCGAGCATGTCCACGTGGTTAGCCAGCCACCTGATCATGGTCATATCGTTCACTCCCACCAGCCACCTGAATATAGCCACACGGTTCACCACCACCAGCTACCTGATCACAGCCAGACAGTTCAGTACCACCAACCATCTGATCACAGCCATACAGTTCACCACCACCAGCCTCCAGGCTATAGCCAAAGCCACGTAGTCCACCACCAACCCGAACATAGATACAGCTCTAGCCACAACTACCACCACAACATCCCAGGAGTGACATCAACGCAGCCGGTGACCGTGATACACAGCTACAACACATACAAGCCATCGCCATACGTTACCGAGTATGTCCGGCCACTGACATACAACAGGCCCTCATCATATGCCTCTGAATACATACCACAGCAACCAACCACCCATTACAGCCCAAGAATGGACCTTTACTATGAAGACTATTACAACACAGGCACAGGCAGTAGCAATGGGAACATCACATCAATATTCAGCGACGAGAATCCGAACGCTTGTAATCTAATGTAA